The Campylobacter concisus sequence GGATGGTTGTGTCACTTGGCGCTACAGAAATTTTTGCAAGCTCAAGTTCTTGATAATAGACTGAAATTTGCAATATATTATCTACATATTTTTGATAATTACGTTTTGCGATTACATCTTTTAGTTTATCTATCTTTTTTGTTATTTTAAGAAGCTCATCAAAGTGCTTTTTTTCTATTTTATTTTCTTTATTGAGCTCAAGCAATTTATCTATACTAGGCACTACTTCTAAAAAGACTTTTTCTATTTGTTGTTTGACTTCACTTTGAGCTTTTATTTTTGCAAGTATGACTTTATAAGCTTTTAAAAGGTTTTTATTTACCGTCGTTTCACTATCTTTTTTTATATTAGGCAGTTTTTTAATCTCTTTGTCTTTGCAAAGCTCATGCATTACTTCTAAAAACGGCTTTTCTATAGTGCCTTCTATTCTAGCACCACCTTCGGTACAGTTATATGATTTTATATTCTCTAGGCTTGATTGGGCGATGTCATTTTCAAACTGGTTTTTAAATAGAGTCCAAACATATGTTGTTTTAACCTCCCCCTCTCCGCCATAAGCTTTAACATATAAATTTTCATCCGCTTGTGCAAAAGCGTGACCTTTTGCATGGCTTGCTCCATCTTTACCAAATGCTAGATCCTGTCCTATGAAAACGATATTTTTATGTCCTAAGACATAGGCTAGCTGGTAGGCCATGTTTGCACAACTATGCCCCACACCCAAATATCCATATCTTTTTAGACCAAACATATACTCCTCTTGTTGAGGTCTCATAGTTAGTACTAGTTTTCTTGGCAAGATATTTTTAATAGTTTGTTTGTGTGTAACTGAGGCAACAATAAAGTGTATATTGTCATCAATATTTGGATGTTTTTTTTCAAAAAAACTAGAAGTTGGTTCTATTCTTTCAATCGACATTACATAATCAGGCTTGATATCATGCCTTGCAAGGATTGGATAAGAGGCATCAACGCTTATAATGCTAACATATGGAGCAAATTTTTTAAGCGTATTAAGCTGTTTATCTAGGCTTGGGCCAGTTGATACAATTATAGCTGTATCCATAAGACCATATCTTTTTTTAACAAGACTTGTGTAGCAATAATTGCTAATCATGGGCACTAAATTTTCACAATTTTGTCTTGTGCCTAATAAAAGATCGTCTATGCTATTGCCGTGAGCAACTACTATTTGAGAAAATGCCCTTGTAATCTCTTTGTTTATTCTTATGTAGTCTTCTTCAAATTGATCATAAAAAGGCATATGAATCATAAGATTATCATAGGTTTTTGCATATGAGTTTAGTTTCGCTTCTGTAACCAGATAATAAAAATGTGTATAGGTGGCAAATTTTGAATAAAAAAGTATTATCTGTCCACTTTCTAGTTCGTTTGATAGATCAATAACATTTAAAACAAGATATATGATCTCGATCTCTGGCTCTATGACTACGATTTTTTGGTGTGTTTCATTTTTTGCTAGTGCTTTATAGAGTACGCCATTACCTAGTCCATAAAAAAATAGTATCGGATAACGTTTATAGTCACTTTCTATATCTTCAAGTAGCTTTAAAATGTCTGCTCCAGGATTTTCATAGATATATTTAAGAGTATGTTTGTTTATTAAATTTATATCAATTGGATCTTTTCCTATAAAAATTTCATAGTCTTCATTACCTGCAATAGACCAAAGCCTTGCTGCTAGAATTTCATCTTGCTGAAATAGTGCTTGAAGATTTTTTTGAAAGATAGGATTTTGGATATTTGATACATTATCTTTAGATGGTTTTGCCTTTTTATTAGATGCCTTATCGTTTTTATTGTTCATATCAAATCCTCCTTTGTTAATCTCTCGCTAAATTTTATATCTCTTTTTGCTTTTTTACCGATCAGCTCTTTTAAAAATTTAGGGTGCAGGCCGTACCCTGGACGCACGCTCCTTATATTTTGCTCGCTAAAATTTTCACCCTTTTTTATATCTGCGCTTGCATAAAGTGAGCGTGAAAATCTCCTATTTAAAACCGCTTTTTCATCTAGCTCGTAGCTTACTTTGCCCAAAAGCTCCTCAGCCTCCCTAACACACTTTGTCATAAGAGCAAATTCGCTCTCATCAAGACTAAAAGCACTATCGACACTTTTTACGCTTTTATCAAGTATAA is a genomic window containing:
- a CDS encoding motility associated factor glycosyltransferase family protein; its protein translation is MNNKNDKASNKKAKPSKDNVSNIQNPIFQKNLQALFQQDEILAARLWSIAGNEDYEIFIGKDPIDINLINKHTLKYIYENPGADILKLLEDIESDYKRYPILFFYGLGNGVLYKALAKNETHQKIVVIEPEIEIIYLVLNVIDLSNELESGQIILFYSKFATYTHFYYLVTEAKLNSYAKTYDNLMIHMPFYDQFEEDYIRINKEITRAFSQIVVAHGNSIDDLLLGTRQNCENLVPMISNYCYTSLVKKRYGLMDTAIIVSTGPSLDKQLNTLKKFAPYVSIISVDASYPILARHDIKPDYVMSIERIEPTSSFFEKKHPNIDDNIHFIVASVTHKQTIKNILPRKLVLTMRPQQEEYMFGLKRYGYLGVGHSCANMAYQLAYVLGHKNIVFIGQDLAFGKDGASHAKGHAFAQADENLYVKAYGGEGEVKTTYVWTLFKNQFENDIAQSSLENIKSYNCTEGGARIEGTIEKPFLEVMHELCKDKEIKKLPNIKKDSETTVNKNLLKAYKVILAKIKAQSEVKQQIEKVFLEVVPSIDKLLELNKENKIEKKHFDELLKITKKIDKLKDVIAKRNYQKYVDNILQISVYYQELELAKISVAPSDTTIQKTNKLLMWVNMHKYWMFSAAGGLNADIEVTKKASKALVAELKKRKLIAKNEIGKAKENFILSI